The proteins below come from a single Roseiflexus sp. RS-1 genomic window:
- a CDS encoding PIG-L deacetylase family protein, with the protein MADERLRILIFGAHPDDVDFTAGGTAALYARQGHEVLCVSVTNGDAGHQTEAGAYLARRRRAEAEAAGKVIGARYITLDNHDGELLPTLENRRQIIRLIRQFKPDLMMSPRPNDYHPDHRYTAQLIQDAAYMVTVPNVCADTPHLESNPVIVYVSDTFQKPYPFTADVVVAIDEVIDLKFAMLHAHTSQMYEWLPYNQGILHEVPEGDAERLAWLRRRLDGRMRQDADRFRDLLIELYGAGRGRTVVYAEAFEGCEYGGRLTPENLHRLFPFFPAER; encoded by the coding sequence ATGGCGGACGAACGATTGAGAATCCTGATCTTCGGCGCGCATCCCGACGATGTGGATTTCACTGCCGGAGGCACGGCGGCGCTCTATGCGCGTCAGGGGCACGAGGTGCTCTGTGTGTCGGTCACCAACGGCGATGCCGGGCATCAGACCGAAGCCGGAGCGTACCTTGCGCGTCGCCGTCGCGCGGAAGCCGAGGCTGCCGGAAAGGTCATCGGCGCGCGCTATATTACGCTCGACAACCACGATGGCGAACTGTTGCCGACCCTGGAGAATCGCCGTCAGATCATTCGCCTGATCCGTCAATTCAAGCCGGATCTGATGATGTCGCCACGTCCTAATGACTACCATCCTGATCATCGCTATACGGCGCAGTTGATCCAGGACGCCGCCTACATGGTGACGGTTCCGAACGTCTGCGCCGATACGCCGCACCTTGAATCAAACCCGGTGATCGTCTATGTGAGCGACACGTTCCAGAAACCGTATCCCTTCACTGCCGATGTGGTCGTTGCCATCGACGAGGTGATCGACCTGAAGTTTGCCATGCTGCATGCGCATACGTCGCAGATGTACGAATGGCTGCCCTACAATCAGGGCATCCTGCACGAGGTTCCCGAAGGCGATGCTGAACGCCTTGCGTGGCTGCGTCGTCGCCTCGATGGGCGTATGCGCCAGGACGCGGATCGCTTCCGTGATCTGTTGATCGAACTGTACGGCGCCGGACGCGGACGCACTGTGGTCTATGCCGAGGCGTTCGAGGGGTGCGAGTATGGCGGGCGGCTCACGCCGGAGAACCTGCACCGCCTCTTTCCGTTCTTTCCGGCAGAGCGGTAA
- a CDS encoding ComEC/Rec2 family competence protein has product MTLIILAIAWMIGVFLADALHLPLWHLVAGSVGCGVAAIVLRRRALIRMVFLVLCVATAGGARLAAAEIPILPHSIRLLNDGAEVQIRGRIIEDPRRLADGQRVIFAAESVRSGGTWKPAEGLALVTLPRYPERFYGDRLELTGVLTTPRAAARPGDFDYRVYLARRGIFSLMKPERSRLIAVNQGNPVMATLLGFRDRARQTLLRELPEPQAALAVGILLGLQSSIPDDVLDHFSATGTSHILVISGWNITIISAALYSLADGMKLARRKAFWTVLITIWVYTLFVGATPTVIRAAVMGSIVVLGQRLERPAHAWTTLFAACWAMTLWNPQTLWDMGFQLSALATASLFAYGKGTEALLMRTPLRAGWLDWAREALTATLAAQILALPLILYAFGNLSLIAPIANVVMLPMVPSAMLFGALALVGGMIWLPLGQLLALPAYLFLAWLTEGARLFGQLPWAAVQLPPFPLWLLLAYYTIVIGAWLWNATVEDGSRPPLTALPERTERGGAGSPA; this is encoded by the coding sequence ATGACTCTGATTATTCTCGCAATTGCCTGGATGATTGGCGTGTTTCTCGCCGATGCGTTGCACCTGCCGCTCTGGCATCTCGTCGCTGGCAGCGTGGGATGTGGCGTTGCGGCAATCGTTCTGCGGCGGCGCGCGCTGATCCGTATGGTGTTCCTTGTGCTGTGTGTGGCGACTGCGGGCGGCGCCCGCCTGGCAGCGGCGGAGATTCCAATCCTTCCCCACAGCATTCGCCTGCTGAACGACGGCGCTGAGGTTCAGATCCGCGGGCGTATTATCGAAGACCCGCGTCGTCTTGCCGATGGGCAACGGGTCATATTCGCCGCCGAGAGCGTTCGCAGCGGCGGTACGTGGAAGCCAGCCGAAGGTCTGGCGCTGGTGACCCTGCCGCGTTACCCGGAGCGCTTTTATGGGGACAGGCTGGAGTTGACCGGAGTGCTCACAACCCCGCGTGCGGCGGCGCGTCCAGGCGACTTCGATTATCGGGTCTATCTGGCGCGACGCGGCATTTTTTCACTTATGAAGCCGGAACGGTCGCGCCTGATTGCAGTGAATCAGGGGAATCCGGTGATGGCGACGTTGCTCGGATTCCGCGACCGGGCGCGTCAGACGCTTCTGCGTGAACTTCCTGAACCACAGGCGGCGCTGGCGGTTGGCATTCTGCTGGGGCTGCAATCGTCGATCCCTGATGATGTGCTGGATCATTTCAGCGCTACGGGCACATCGCACATTCTGGTGATCTCCGGCTGGAACATCACGATTATCAGTGCGGCGCTGTACAGCCTTGCGGATGGGATGAAACTGGCGCGGCGCAAGGCGTTCTGGACGGTTCTGATCACGATCTGGGTGTATACTCTGTTCGTCGGCGCCACGCCGACTGTCATTCGTGCGGCGGTGATGGGCAGCATTGTCGTGCTGGGACAGCGCCTGGAACGCCCGGCGCATGCGTGGACGACCCTTTTTGCTGCGTGTTGGGCGATGACCTTGTGGAATCCGCAGACGCTATGGGATATGGGGTTTCAACTGAGCGCACTGGCAACCGCATCGCTGTTTGCGTATGGCAAAGGGACTGAGGCGTTGCTTATGCGGACGCCGTTGCGCGCCGGATGGCTCGATTGGGCGCGGGAGGCGTTGACGGCAACGCTGGCAGCGCAGATTCTGGCGTTGCCGCTTATTCTCTATGCCTTTGGCAATCTTTCGCTGATCGCCCCTATTGCAAATGTGGTCATGCTGCCGATGGTACCGTCGGCGATGCTCTTCGGGGCGCTGGCGCTGGTCGGCGGGATGATCTGGCTGCCGCTGGGACAATTGCTGGCGCTGCCTGCCTATCTGTTTCTCGCCTGGCTGACGGAGGGCGCTCGTCTGTTCGGGCAGTTGCCCTGGGCTGCGGTGCAACTGCCACCCTTCCCGCTCTGGTTGCTGCTGGCGTACTATACGATTGTCATCGGAGCGTGGTTGTGGAATGCCACGGTGGAAGATGGGAGCCGTCCGCCACTTACCGCTCTGCCGGAAAGAACGGAAAGAGGCGGTGCAGGTTCTCCGGCGTGA
- a CDS encoding N-acetylmuramoyl-L-alanine amidase: MRVLIIAPLRLVTIAMMLLIVLSLVLPFHSSDAQEKTGDLLPERTVAVPGGDAALAMIDEAGSYLMAPVQTTRPFSHLVIRYDAQVPPGATLTLFVRTSDDGVGWTEWAELVSSDDLRRPEDSPDVVWSDIIDVGSLMRFWQVRVLMSPAPDGALPIPGVIEAHTVDALTGPATPPATEFVLPQSTGPGKPPVVSRTAWGSPDGQGSRARPAYYPVSHIIVHHTADGNTLSPGQPNWAARVRAIWSFHAITRQWGDIGYNYLIDPNGVIYEGRSGGDDAVGFHDTANYGSMGIALIGTYSGVAPTPAAQESLVRLIAWKAAQKDIDPLGRSYYYGCSRSSKCLPFNPGAIVPNIAGHRQVTPGHTTCPGDATMAILPDLRNRALALMRGSDGTYDNGDLVIDERESGFSRSAANWYSAACGAGGHALYTFATNNPAESANRGVWRPNLPYRGTYRVLAHIPRDCGLGPLTGRARYVIHSASGSVTVPISQESVEGWVDLGVYTFDAGSNGAVELDDLTGEPLSARRIVMFDAVKWVPEHSQASAQIVAVRFARETLAAGELLRVDVTVRNTGSTILSGQEPRVDLTAGGGMNDPANAYVYEQHECFAGSPTGAFPTFPKEAGRIRIALGMPGWSALYGGGCAGPTSDYPWRWGLNGDLAPGEEQTITGYVRFHTPGAYPLRVGMVHEYVRYLAQDVAATTITVTDERTPPDAATFDEWLRPTAWVYRLDAVPDSLLARAGEAQALLSGVEVGSFVWHGELLDWGDGGPLGLHDRFVIAQTRIFYAPISGEYTFRTISDDGSWLLVNGQTVVTNSGLHDRTEATGTIYLDAGFHALSVVFFELRGMAVSGYDVRLPGSGTFQQIPDGLSDTPRLGGTFLSPAALTLAADDRGGSGVTAIRWSLNGSTWQTAVGSIVRINLPSDGLFHVRYRAIDAAGNEGPVRELRARVDSNMTIHRVTLPLVMR; this comes from the coding sequence ATGCGCGTCCTGATTATTGCACCACTACGTCTCGTAACCATCGCCATGATGCTGCTCATCGTGCTTTCTCTGGTGCTGCCGTTTCACTCATCAGACGCTCAGGAGAAGACAGGAGATCTGCTGCCTGAACGAACCGTCGCTGTACCGGGTGGCGATGCTGCGCTGGCGATGATCGACGAGGCGGGATCGTACCTGATGGCGCCGGTTCAAACGACGCGCCCGTTCAGTCACCTTGTGATCCGGTACGACGCGCAGGTTCCACCCGGTGCAACGCTGACCCTCTTCGTGCGCACGTCGGATGATGGGGTTGGCTGGACCGAATGGGCGGAACTGGTCAGCAGCGATGATCTGCGCCGTCCTGAAGATAGTCCGGATGTGGTATGGAGCGACATTATTGATGTCGGATCGTTGATGCGCTTCTGGCAGGTACGTGTGCTCATGTCGCCTGCACCGGATGGCGCCCTGCCGATCCCCGGCGTGATTGAGGCGCACACTGTCGATGCACTGACAGGTCCGGCTACGCCTCCGGCGACAGAATTTGTACTGCCCCAGAGCACAGGTCCAGGCAAGCCGCCGGTCGTATCCCGCACGGCATGGGGTTCGCCAGATGGTCAGGGGAGTCGCGCGCGCCCGGCATATTATCCGGTTAGCCACATCATTGTCCACCACACTGCGGACGGAAACACACTTTCGCCAGGGCAGCCGAACTGGGCGGCGCGTGTGCGCGCCATCTGGTCGTTCCACGCGATCACGCGCCAGTGGGGGGATATTGGATACAACTATTTGATCGATCCCAACGGCGTTATCTACGAAGGACGCTCTGGCGGCGACGACGCTGTCGGATTTCACGATACCGCCAACTACGGGTCGATGGGCATCGCGTTGATCGGGACATACTCCGGTGTTGCGCCAACCCCTGCCGCGCAGGAGTCGCTGGTGCGCCTGATCGCCTGGAAAGCAGCGCAGAAGGATATCGACCCGCTCGGTCGTTCGTACTACTACGGATGCTCCCGGTCGAGCAAGTGTCTGCCGTTCAATCCAGGGGCTATTGTTCCCAACATCGCCGGTCACCGTCAGGTCACGCCGGGTCATACCACATGTCCAGGCGATGCAACCATGGCAATCCTTCCCGACCTGCGGAACCGCGCGCTGGCACTGATGCGCGGCAGTGATGGAACATATGACAACGGCGATCTGGTCATCGATGAGCGGGAGAGCGGTTTCAGCCGGAGCGCCGCTAACTGGTACAGCGCAGCCTGCGGTGCGGGTGGTCATGCACTGTACACCTTTGCGACGAATAACCCGGCGGAAAGCGCTAACCGCGGCGTCTGGCGCCCCAACCTGCCCTACCGCGGCACGTATCGCGTTCTTGCGCATATCCCGCGCGATTGTGGACTCGGACCGCTGACCGGTCGCGCCAGGTATGTGATACACAGCGCCAGCGGCAGTGTTACGGTTCCAATCAGCCAGGAAAGTGTCGAAGGGTGGGTTGATCTTGGCGTCTACACCTTCGACGCCGGCAGCAACGGCGCGGTCGAACTCGACGATCTGACCGGCGAACCGCTGTCTGCCAGGCGAATCGTCATGTTCGATGCGGTGAAATGGGTTCCTGAACATTCCCAGGCTTCGGCGCAAATTGTGGCGGTGCGGTTCGCGCGGGAGACGCTTGCCGCTGGTGAATTGCTCCGCGTTGATGTGACGGTGCGCAATACTGGATCGACCATCCTCTCCGGGCAGGAGCCGCGTGTTGATCTGACTGCCGGCGGCGGCATGAACGATCCGGCAAACGCATATGTCTATGAACAACACGAATGTTTTGCTGGCAGTCCGACCGGCGCATTTCCGACATTTCCGAAAGAAGCGGGCAGGATTCGCATTGCGCTTGGCATGCCGGGTTGGAGCGCACTGTATGGCGGCGGATGCGCCGGTCCAACCTCGGATTACCCGTGGCGCTGGGGCTTGAATGGCGACCTGGCACCGGGCGAAGAGCAAACGATCACGGGATATGTCCGCTTCCATACGCCAGGAGCATACCCGCTGCGGGTGGGTATGGTACACGAATATGTGCGCTACCTGGCGCAGGATGTCGCCGCAACGACGATCACGGTCACTGATGAGCGTACTCCGCCCGATGCGGCGACCTTCGACGAATGGTTGCGTCCCACCGCGTGGGTGTACCGGCTCGACGCCGTACCCGACAGCCTTCTGGCGCGTGCTGGCGAAGCGCAGGCGCTGCTGTCCGGGGTGGAAGTCGGCAGTTTTGTCTGGCACGGTGAACTGCTCGATTGGGGCGATGGCGGACCGCTTGGGCTGCATGATCGCTTCGTCATTGCGCAAACGCGCATTTTTTATGCGCCGATCAGCGGCGAATACACCTTCCGTACCATCAGCGATGACGGCTCATGGTTGCTGGTGAACGGACAAACAGTTGTTACGAATAGCGGTCTGCATGATCGCACCGAAGCAACGGGAACCATCTACCTGGACGCAGGCTTCCATGCGCTCTCAGTTGTCTTCTTTGAACTGCGCGGCATGGCGGTGTCAGGGTACGATGTGCGGTTGCCCGGTTCTGGCACATTCCAGCAGATACCCGACGGATTGAGTGATACGCCGCGTTTGGGCGGAACATTTCTATCTCCGGCAGCATTGACGCTTGCCGCCGATGACCGGGGCGGCAGCGGCGTCACTGCGATCCGCTGGAGCCTGAATGGATCGACGTGGCAGACTGCCGTCGGATCGATTGTGCGCATCAACCTGCCATCCGATGGACTCTTCCATGTACGCTATCGGGCGATTGATGCAGCTGGCAACGAAGGTCCTGTGCGCGAACTGAGGGCGCGCGTCGACTCGAACATGACGATCCATCGGGTGACATTGCCTTTGGTGATGCGGTAA
- the rfbB gene encoding dTDP-glucose 4,6-dehydratase — MRTILVTGGAGFIGSNFVELMLTKYPDYRIVVYDKLTYAGRLENLARFHGDPRFTFVRGDICDPAGVREVIRAHGVDTLVNFAAETHVDRSIMDPDAFIRTDVYGTYVLLEAVKEMKLERALFVSTDEVYGHIEPGHSSSEDDPLKPRSPYAASKAGGEHLAYAYYITYGLPVLITRGTNNIGPYQYPEKAVPLFITNAIDDIPLPLYGDGRQMRDYQYVMDHCEGIDVVLHRGVIGEAYNIGSGVETENIVMAKAILDLLGKPYSLIQPVADRPGHDRRYSVRTDKIKALGWQSRHTFAQAIEKTVRWYVEHQDWWRPIKSGEFKEYYRQQYLERQTVSYRSQNAPSQM; from the coding sequence ATGCGCACTATTCTGGTCACCGGCGGCGCCGGATTCATTGGCAGCAACTTTGTTGAACTGATGCTGACGAAATACCCGGACTATCGGATCGTCGTCTACGATAAGTTGACGTATGCCGGGCGATTGGAAAATCTGGCGCGGTTTCACGGTGATCCGCGTTTCACGTTTGTGCGGGGCGATATCTGCGATCCGGCAGGGGTGCGGGAAGTCATTCGTGCGCACGGTGTTGATACGCTGGTCAACTTTGCTGCTGAGACGCATGTGGATCGTTCAATCATGGATCCCGACGCTTTTATTCGCACCGATGTGTATGGGACATACGTGTTGCTCGAGGCGGTGAAAGAAATGAAACTCGAGCGCGCCCTGTTTGTCAGCACCGATGAAGTCTACGGACACATCGAACCGGGTCATTCATCTTCGGAGGACGATCCGCTCAAGCCACGTTCGCCCTACGCTGCATCGAAGGCAGGCGGCGAGCATCTGGCGTATGCGTACTATATCACCTATGGGTTGCCGGTGCTGATCACCCGTGGCACGAACAATATCGGTCCGTACCAGTATCCGGAAAAAGCCGTGCCACTCTTCATTACCAATGCCATCGACGATATTCCTCTGCCGCTGTACGGCGACGGGCGACAGATGCGCGACTATCAATACGTGATGGATCACTGCGAGGGGATCGATGTTGTGCTGCACCGTGGCGTTATCGGCGAAGCGTACAACATCGGCTCAGGCGTGGAGACGGAAAATATCGTGATGGCGAAGGCGATCCTCGATCTGCTGGGCAAGCCCTACTCGTTGATCCAGCCGGTCGCCGATCGACCGGGGCACGACCGACGCTACTCCGTGCGCACGGACAAAATCAAGGCGCTGGGATGGCAGTCGCGTCACACGTTCGCTCAGGCAATCGAGAAAACTGTGCGCTGGTATGTCGAACATCAGGACTGGTGGCGTCCAATCAAGTCGGGTGAGTTCAAGGAATACTATCGCCAGCAATACCTGGAGCGCCAGACCGTATCGTATCGGTCTCAGAACGCACCATCACAGATGTGA
- a CDS encoding FAD-binding oxidoreductase — protein sequence MTTADTQALLADLSTRLGPDRVIVDPAQLITYEVDGSFDRGHPDGVVFPRSVDEVVQLVRWAARHQIPLIARGSGTGLAGGAVPEHGGVVVQLGLMNHVLDIDLTGRSAVVEAGVVNLIFDTRVRQHGLFFPPDPSSQRTATIGGNIGTNAGGPHCFKYGVTSNYVTGVEVVLSDGRIIHTGGRALDIPAYDLTALFVGSEGTLGIITRADLRLLRDPPAVRTLLAAFDSVEQAGKAVSAIIARGLVPATMEMMDSSIVRIVEEYAHPGLPLDAGAVLIIEVDGYPESVGPQIAEIEATLRDCDVREVRVAQSAAERDRIWFARKSAAGAMARLAPAYYLVDGTVPRSKLAETLAAVNRIIEADGFRTGHVFHAGDGNLHPLILIENPSDRALIARVLETGRKILEVCVAAGGSITGEHGVGIEKRAFMPLMYGATELSLMWDVKDIFDPTGMMNPGKVLPPRDEVMAGLHNAQEPQPGRMSPAATGSLSESAPTAPVLIAPESAEEAAERLRDLTSAGQSVRIRGGGTKSALLPPADAVVSTAHLSGIRVLAPDDLYITVGAGTCLEELQKAVHPYGMWAPIASPWSTATIGGTIAANLNAPLRMRYGSLRDLILAATVALPNGRVARIGRPVVKNVAGYDLPKVHVGAHGTLGLLCDITIKLTPLPRMRATLIAAPRRIAQALETGAKLAQHSLIASAVLLLEVADDGRWAASLPVSLDRRPMTLLVYTAEGLAEDVAAELAAVRTVLRNAGIPALQIEDPSGSDLWGAFLSAAQPDDLMVRIGVAPRDIGALLQRAGFGGQESYVADVAAGQVYVRAPAPHPDDAGRILERLRTAARTLGGYAVALAAPARARIDRWGFTPDALDKMQALRRRWGADGLLNPGAFLV from the coding sequence ATGACCACTGCCGACACCCAGGCGTTGCTTGCCGATCTGTCTACGCGGCTCGGACCTGATCGCGTGATTGTGGATCCGGCTCAACTCATCACCTACGAAGTCGATGGCAGTTTTGACCGTGGTCATCCCGATGGCGTTGTCTTCCCCCGTTCGGTCGACGAGGTGGTGCAACTGGTGCGTTGGGCTGCCCGGCATCAGATACCGCTCATCGCGCGCGGATCGGGAACCGGTCTGGCAGGCGGCGCCGTCCCCGAACACGGCGGCGTGGTGGTGCAACTCGGGCTGATGAACCACGTGCTGGATATCGATCTGACCGGTCGCAGCGCAGTGGTCGAAGCCGGCGTGGTCAACCTGATCTTCGATACCCGGGTGCGTCAGCATGGTCTGTTCTTTCCCCCCGATCCCTCCAGCCAGCGCACGGCGACCATCGGCGGGAATATCGGTACGAATGCGGGCGGACCGCACTGTTTCAAATATGGTGTCACCAGCAACTATGTGACCGGTGTGGAAGTGGTGCTGAGCGACGGGCGGATCATTCATACCGGTGGGCGGGCGCTCGATATACCGGCTTACGACCTGACGGCGCTCTTCGTCGGCAGTGAAGGCACGCTGGGCATCATAACACGCGCCGATCTGCGCCTGCTCCGCGATCCGCCAGCGGTGCGCACGCTCCTGGCTGCCTTCGACAGCGTCGAGCAGGCGGGAAAAGCGGTATCTGCAATTATTGCACGCGGTCTGGTGCCAGCGACGATGGAGATGATGGATTCGAGTATTGTACGCATTGTTGAGGAGTATGCACATCCTGGATTACCGCTCGATGCTGGCGCCGTGTTGATCATTGAAGTTGACGGCTATCCTGAAAGCGTTGGACCGCAGATCGCCGAGATTGAAGCAACCCTGCGCGACTGCGACGTGCGTGAGGTGCGGGTGGCGCAAAGCGCCGCAGAGCGTGATCGGATCTGGTTCGCGCGCAAGAGCGCCGCTGGCGCTATGGCGCGTCTGGCGCCAGCATACTATCTGGTCGATGGCACCGTGCCACGCAGCAAACTGGCGGAAACCCTGGCAGCGGTGAACCGGATCATCGAAGCTGACGGCTTCCGCACCGGTCATGTCTTTCATGCCGGTGACGGCAATCTGCATCCGCTCATCCTGATTGAAAATCCCTCGGATCGAGCGTTGATCGCGCGGGTGCTCGAAACCGGTCGCAAAATCCTGGAAGTCTGCGTTGCGGCTGGTGGCAGCATCACCGGCGAACATGGCGTCGGCATCGAGAAGCGCGCATTCATGCCGCTGATGTACGGCGCTACTGAACTGTCACTGATGTGGGATGTGAAGGATATTTTCGACCCGACCGGCATGATGAACCCCGGCAAGGTGTTGCCGCCGCGTGACGAGGTGATGGCAGGGTTGCACAATGCGCAGGAACCGCAACCGGGGCGTATGTCACCGGCAGCGACCGGGTCGCTGAGCGAATCTGCACCCACTGCGCCTGTGCTCATCGCACCGGAAAGCGCGGAGGAAGCAGCGGAGAGATTACGCGACCTGACCAGTGCGGGGCAAAGCGTGCGCATTCGGGGGGGCGGAACGAAATCAGCCCTGCTTCCGCCAGCCGATGCGGTGGTATCCACTGCACATCTGTCAGGCATTCGCGTGCTTGCGCCTGATGATCTGTACATTACTGTCGGCGCAGGTACATGTCTGGAGGAACTCCAGAAGGCGGTGCACCCCTATGGGATGTGGGCGCCGATAGCATCTCCCTGGTCTACCGCGACGATTGGCGGTACGATTGCCGCCAACCTGAATGCGCCACTGCGCATGCGTTACGGCAGTCTCCGCGATCTGATACTGGCGGCGACGGTTGCGCTCCCCAACGGTCGCGTCGCCCGCATTGGACGACCGGTTGTCAAGAATGTCGCCGGATACGACCTGCCGAAAGTGCACGTCGGAGCACATGGCACACTGGGGTTGCTCTGTGATATAACCATCAAACTGACGCCATTGCCGCGGATGCGGGCAACACTGATCGCTGCACCGCGCCGGATCGCGCAGGCGCTCGAAACCGGTGCGAAACTGGCGCAACACTCCCTGATCGCCTCTGCGGTGCTGCTGCTGGAGGTCGCCGATGATGGACGTTGGGCGGCGTCGCTCCCGGTCAGCCTGGATCGCCGCCCAATGACGCTTCTGGTCTACACTGCCGAAGGTCTGGCGGAAGACGTGGCGGCAGAACTCGCCGCCGTGCGCACCGTCCTGCGCAACGCTGGCATACCGGCGCTGCAGATTGAGGATCCGTCGGGCAGCGACCTGTGGGGCGCCTTCCTCAGCGCAGCGCAACCGGACGATCTGATGGTGCGGATTGGCGTCGCCCCCAGGGATATTGGGGCGCTGCTGCAACGCGCCGGTTTTGGCGGGCAAGAGTCGTATGTAGCGGATGTGGCGGCTGGACAGGTGTATGTGCGCGCGCCGGCGCCGCACCCGGATGACGCCGGACGTATTCTGGAGCGTCTGCGCACGGCGGCGCGAACCCTCGGCGGCTATGCAGTGGCGCTGGCGGCGCCGGCGCGCGCGCGCATCGACCGGTGGGGTTTCACTCCCGATGCACTCGATAAAATGCAGGCGCTCCGACGGCGATGGGGAGCGGATGGGTTGCTCAATCCGGGTGCGTTCCTGGTCTGA
- a CDS encoding FKBP-type peptidyl-prolyl cis-trans isomerase, whose amino-acid sequence MATAQTGDTVTVHYTGTLEDGTVFDSSHGREPLVFTLGSGQVIQGFEEAVIGMQEGEKRRAVLTPDQAYGEYHDELIFSLNRDELPPQIDPAIGEQYQMRRPDGQTFIVTVRDVSPSEVTFDANHPLAGATLTFDIELVAIE is encoded by the coding sequence ATGGCAACGGCACAAACTGGCGACACCGTGACAGTGCACTACACCGGCACGCTGGAAGATGGGACTGTCTTCGACAGTTCGCACGGTCGCGAACCGCTGGTGTTTACACTGGGCAGCGGGCAGGTCATCCAGGGGTTCGAGGAGGCGGTGATCGGGATGCAGGAGGGGGAGAAGCGCCGCGCGGTGTTGACGCCAGATCAGGCATACGGTGAGTACCACGATGAACTGATCTTTTCGCTGAACCGCGATGAGCTGCCGCCCCAGATCGACCCGGCGATCGGTGAGCAGTATCAGATGCGTCGCCCGGACGGGCAGACATTCATCGTCACGGTGCGCGATGTGTCGCCGTCCGAAGTGACGTTCGACGCCAACCATCCGCTGGCTGGCGCGACGCTGACCTTCGATATCGAACTGGTGGCGATCGAGTAG
- the rarD gene encoding EamA family transporter RarD, which yields MNRGVLYAAGAYACWGLLPVFWKSLQHVDALEIVAHRIIWSLAFAFVLLTLGRRWSRIGVTWRDRRVLATFLATGMLLTANWFVYVWAVNADHIVETSLGYFINPLINVLLGALVLKERLRIGQGVAMSVALAGVLYLTFQYGSFPWIALILACTFALYGLLRKTAPLDSLDGFTLETALLTPMMIIFLIYRELTVQTAFAHGDPLTWTLLIAAGPITAAPLLLFAAGARRVSLVTLGVLQYIAPTLQFLIGVVVYGEPLTPARLIGFVLIWTALAIYTFDSLVHRRSTAAAMPSPSMRIDASCD from the coding sequence ATGAACAGAGGCGTGCTCTATGCAGCCGGCGCATATGCCTGCTGGGGCTTGCTGCCGGTCTTCTGGAAATCGTTGCAGCATGTCGATGCACTGGAAATTGTCGCCCACCGGATCATCTGGTCGCTGGCGTTTGCGTTTGTTCTGTTGACCCTTGGGCGACGCTGGTCGCGGATCGGCGTCACCTGGCGGGATCGCCGCGTCCTGGCGACGTTCCTGGCGACCGGGATGCTGCTGACTGCCAACTGGTTCGTGTATGTCTGGGCAGTGAATGCCGATCATATTGTGGAAACCAGTCTGGGTTATTTCATCAACCCGCTGATCAATGTGCTGCTTGGCGCCCTGGTGCTGAAGGAGCGTCTGCGCATCGGTCAGGGCGTGGCGATGAGTGTGGCGCTGGCGGGGGTGCTCTATCTGACGTTTCAGTATGGATCGTTTCCCTGGATTGCCCTCATCCTGGCATGCACGTTTGCGCTCTATGGTCTGTTGCGCAAAACGGCGCCACTCGACTCGCTCGATGGGTTCACGCTCGAAACGGCGCTTCTGACGCCGATGATGATCATATTCCTGATCTATCGTGAACTGACCGTGCAGACTGCGTTCGCCCATGGCGATCCACTGACCTGGACTCTGCTGATCGCTGCGGGTCCGATCACCGCAGCGCCGCTGCTCTTGTTTGCCGCTGGCGCGCGGCGCGTCTCGCTCGTGACGCTGGGTGTCCTCCAGTACATTGCACCGACGCTCCAGTTTCTCATCGGCGTCGTAGTGTACGGCGAACCGCTCACACCGGCGCGCCTGATCGGGTTTGTGCTGATCTGGACGGCGCTGGCGATCTATACCTTCGACAGCCTTGTCCATCGTCGATCAACCGCTGCCGCCATGCCGTCTCCGTCCATGCGCATTGATGCCTCGTGCGACTGA